In Methyloterricola oryzae, a single genomic region encodes these proteins:
- a CDS encoding integrase core domain-containing protein, which yields ERFHKTLLQEFYQVAFRKKLYLSVDELQADLDAWIEHYNQERTHQGKMCCGRTPLQTLHAGKEVWNQKVGQLNLI from the coding sequence CGAACGCTTCCATAAAACCCTGTTGCAGGAGTTTTATCAGGTCGCTTTCCGCAAGAAGCTTTATCTCTCCGTGGACGAACTGCAGGCCGACCTGGATGCCTGGATCGAGCACTATAACCAGGAGCGAACCCATCAGGGTAAGATGTGTTGCGGTCGCACTCCCCTACAAACGCTTCACGCTGGAAAGGAGGTGTGGAACCAGAAAGTCGGTCAGTTGAATCTGATCTGA
- a CDS encoding TolC family protein, translating into MSRRITNPGLQGKAPANRPRTPGIRFRLLTGGLWLLTGCTANDYGAAPLPVFMQDAPPAAIASIPGEPAAMPSVKGESSQTREFTLDAAVRRALDADPQIRAGLENVRQAEADLITAGLLPNPAFFTSQTLMPLGRSFTVTRQGGPPQFDAGLAFPVDWFLFGKRAAAVLAAERGVDVASAGFADLLRHRVSGTISAFYDVLEAQSSLELAQEDLNNLSELEKITANRVELGGVGTVELDRVRLSIFSSRREVRAREVALEGSFSRLRAFLGYSDSIPLRIHGSLDIASPVSPPNPETAFTVAEENRPDLIALKRQVEQAAASIQAEERKAYPEVTPRIGYTRQFQEKAIGYPDADSWGIGIDMTVPLFDRNQGNIARAKSVKTQSELNLNAQLVALRADIDQAVKAFESAYQVLTTDDPGQLEAARNVRDKIRAAYELGGKTLMEVLDAQRAYRETYRLHIAGRSSYWHSLHSLNAALGKQVLR; encoded by the coding sequence ATGAGCCGCAGAATCACCAACCCAGGCCTTCAAGGGAAAGCTCCCGCAAATCGTCCCCGCACGCCGGGCATCCGTTTTCGGCTGCTGACGGGTGGCCTATGGCTGCTGACCGGCTGCACGGCGAACGACTATGGGGCCGCTCCCTTGCCCGTCTTCATGCAGGACGCGCCCCCGGCAGCCATTGCTTCGATTCCGGGCGAACCGGCAGCGATGCCTTCCGTCAAGGGGGAATCCAGCCAGACGCGGGAATTCACCCTCGATGCGGCAGTCCGGCGTGCGCTCGATGCCGATCCGCAGATTCGCGCAGGTTTGGAAAACGTTCGGCAAGCAGAGGCAGATCTCATTACTGCCGGTTTGCTTCCTAACCCGGCTTTCTTCACCAGCCAAACCCTGATGCCCCTGGGCCGTTCCTTTACAGTCACCCGCCAAGGCGGGCCGCCGCAGTTCGATGCGGGACTGGCGTTTCCGGTGGACTGGTTCCTGTTCGGCAAGCGCGCTGCGGCGGTCCTGGCCGCTGAAAGAGGCGTGGATGTGGCTTCGGCCGGCTTTGCCGATCTACTACGTCATCGTGTCTCGGGTACCATCTCCGCCTTTTATGATGTCCTGGAAGCGCAGTCCTCATTAGAACTGGCGCAGGAGGACCTGAATAATCTGTCTGAGTTGGAGAAGATCACCGCCAACCGGGTGGAATTGGGCGGCGTCGGCACCGTGGAACTGGATCGCGTGCGCCTGTCCATTTTTAGCAGCCGGCGCGAGGTACGGGCGCGGGAGGTCGCCCTGGAAGGCTCGTTCAGCCGTCTGCGGGCCTTTTTGGGATACAGCGATTCGATTCCCCTGAGAATCCATGGCAGCCTGGACATCGCCTCGCCAGTGTCGCCGCCGAATCCCGAAACGGCATTCACCGTCGCCGAGGAGAACCGCCCGGATCTGATCGCTCTGAAGCGCCAGGTGGAGCAAGCGGCGGCCAGCATTCAAGCGGAGGAAAGAAAGGCCTATCCGGAGGTCACACCGCGCATCGGCTACACCCGCCAATTTCAGGAAAAAGCCATTGGCTATCCGGACGCTGATTCCTGGGGCATCGGTATCGACATGACGGTTCCCCTGTTCGACCGCAATCAGGGCAACATCGCCAGGGCGAAGTCGGTCAAGACCCAGTCCGAACTCAATCTCAACGCCCAATTGGTGGCATTGCGCGCCGATATCGACCAGGCGGTCAAGGCTTTCGAAAGTGCTTACCAAGTGCTGACCACCGACGACCCGGGCCAATTGGAAGCGGCGCGCAACGTGCGCGACAAGATCCGGGCGGCCTACGAACTGGGCGGCAAGACCCTCATGGAAGTGCTCGATGCCCAGCGCGCCTATCGGGAAACCTACCGGCTGCACATCGCCGGTCGCTCCAGCTATTGGCACTCGCTCCACTCACTCAACGCGGCTCTTGGCAAGCAGGTATTGCGATGA
- a CDS encoding efflux RND transporter periplasmic adaptor subunit, giving the protein MNTRSSRITIGLKVLAGLVVIGLVILAALHGKWASTTHPSQGTQSDAVSLAGPRLIAVQPGSLLEKKLDLTDVKRERITTPLLTVTGSVTARLRAGPGPIEDRWQFSSVELSGIYADWQKTGTDMEFASKQLAKTRELTAAQLNSQGKVVERLRKLVATGTEAVRDLSAAEASLLQTQLEGQKAVFEAESALTQANHSHADLERRLVQAGVDPALLGNVTGGASLVMADVPEVRIALVAAGQGCEARFYGLPEQRFRGVVRSLAPALSPERRTLRVFFELNDQEGRLKPGMYAEIGLGTDPRQAVLAPADGILHIGEGDYVLVEAGSGRWQVTQIQVGERAGERVEVLNGLEGGERLIGNGAILLKPLVVQALLQTQAPVSTEGRAKP; this is encoded by the coding sequence ATGAACACCCGATCTTCAAGAATAACCATCGGGCTGAAGGTACTCGCCGGACTCGTGGTGATCGGCCTGGTCATACTGGCCGCATTGCACGGGAAATGGGCGAGCACCACCCACCCAAGCCAGGGCACCCAGTCCGATGCGGTGAGTCTGGCAGGCCCGAGGCTCATCGCTGTTCAGCCCGGCAGTCTGTTGGAGAAGAAGCTTGACCTGACCGACGTCAAGAGAGAGCGAATCACCACGCCCTTGCTGACAGTGACCGGTTCGGTCACTGCCCGTCTCCGCGCCGGGCCGGGTCCGATCGAAGATCGCTGGCAATTCAGCAGCGTCGAACTGTCCGGCATCTATGCCGACTGGCAGAAGACCGGGACCGATATGGAATTTGCCAGCAAGCAGTTGGCCAAGACCCGCGAACTGACGGCGGCACAGCTCAATTCCCAGGGTAAAGTCGTCGAGCGGCTGCGCAAGCTGGTGGCAACCGGCACGGAAGCCGTGCGCGACTTGAGCGCGGCGGAAGCCAGCCTGCTGCAAACCCAACTGGAAGGGCAAAAGGCGGTATTCGAAGCGGAAAGCGCCCTGACCCAGGCCAATCACAGTCATGCGGACCTGGAAAGACGTCTGGTGCAGGCGGGTGTCGATCCGGCGCTGCTCGGCAACGTGACAGGCGGTGCTTCCCTGGTGATGGCCGATGTGCCCGAGGTTCGTATTGCGCTGGTGGCAGCCGGGCAGGGCTGCGAGGCGCGCTTCTACGGCTTGCCGGAACAGCGCTTTCGGGGTGTCGTGCGCAGTCTCGCCCCCGCCTTGTCGCCCGAGCGGCGCACGCTTCGCGTCTTCTTCGAACTGAACGATCAAGAAGGCCGCTTGAAGCCCGGCATGTACGCTGAAATCGGCCTGGGCACCGATCCCCGGCAGGCGGTGCTGGCGCCGGCGGACGGCATCCTGCATATCGGCGAGGGGGATTATGTGCTCGTCGAAGCCGGCAGCGGGCGCTGGCAAGTCACCCAGATCCAGGTGGGCGAGCGCGCCGGCGAGCGCGTGGAAGTCCTGAATGGCCTCGAAGGCGGCGAGCGACTCATCGGAAACGGCGCCATCCTGCTCAAACCGCTGGTGGTCCAGGCATTGCTTCAAACCCAAGCGCCCGTTTCGACGGAAGGACGGGCCAAGCCATGA